Proteins encoded together in one Lachnospiraceae bacterium JLR.KK008 window:
- a CDS encoding amino acid ABC transporter substrate-binding protein has translation MKKLVSIVCMLSITATMLVACGNSDNAGAEQPAETEAPAQDSSLQEDAAETEGASVAGGRTTFTVGFDAEFPPYGYKDDSGEYVGFDLDLARAVCEKNGWEFVAQPIDWDAKDMELSSGSIDCIWNGFTMNGREEDYTWSVPYIDNSQVFVVPAEGGIASKADLAGKIVGVQKDSSALAALTDEENQENLDLAASFANLVEYADYNTAFMDLEQGAIEALAIDIGVANYQIESRGDGFVMLDEALATEQYGIGFLKGNSELKDTVEQSLLELYEEGVVAETAEKYGIDSSMICLGK, from the coding sequence ATGAAAAAATTAGTTTCGATCGTATGTATGCTTTCGATAACGGCAACGATGCTGGTGGCCTGTGGGAACAGTGACAATGCGGGAGCTGAGCAGCCGGCAGAGACTGAGGCTCCGGCGCAGGACAGCAGCTTACAGGAAGATGCTGCGGAGACGGAAGGCGCGTCTGTGGCAGGAGGGCGGACGACCTTTACGGTAGGATTTGACGCAGAATTTCCGCCGTATGGCTATAAGGATGACTCCGGAGAGTATGTGGGCTTTGACCTTGATCTTGCCCGTGCCGTATGTGAGAAGAATGGCTGGGAATTTGTGGCACAGCCGATCGACTGGGATGCGAAAGACATGGAGTTATCTTCCGGTTCTATCGACTGCATCTGGAATGGCTTTACAATGAACGGACGTGAGGAGGACTACACATGGAGCGTGCCTTATATTGATAACAGCCAGGTATTTGTCGTTCCGGCGGAAGGCGGCATTGCCTCCAAAGCGGATCTGGCAGGCAAGATTGTCGGTGTGCAGAAAGATTCTTCCGCGCTGGCAGCGCTCACCGATGAAGAGAATCAGGAAAATCTGGATCTGGCCGCTTCTTTTGCCAATCTGGTAGAATATGCGGATTACAATACGGCCTTTATGGATCTGGAGCAGGGCGCAATCGAAGCCCTGGCGATTGATATTGGTGTTGCCAACTATCAGATCGAGTCGCGAGGCGATGGTTTCGTCATGCTGGATGAAGCTCTTGCCACGGAACAGTATGGGATCGGCTTCCTCAAAGGCAACAGCGAATTAAAAGATACGGTGGAACAGTCTTTGCTGGAGCTGTATGAAGAAGGCGTTGTCGCAGAGACAGCAGAGAAATACGGTATCGACAGTTCCATGATCTGCCTGGGGAAATAA
- a CDS encoding amino acid ABC transporter permease, producing MNFTLMVAQLGEGMVITAEIFFLTLLFSLPLGLVIAFGRMSRHFSLRTLTKLYISVMRGTPLMLQLIVVYFSPYYVFGMKISASYRFTAVILAFALNYAAYFAEIYRGGIESMPIGQYEAAQVLGYSKVQTFCKIILPQVIKRILPSITNETITLVKDTSLAFVLAVVEMFTAAKQIAAKETTIIPLMAAGVFYYIFNLVVAAFMEHLEKKLGYYR from the coding sequence ATGAATTTCACATTGATGGTTGCACAATTAGGGGAAGGAATGGTAATTACGGCAGAGATCTTTTTTCTGACATTGTTGTTTTCCCTGCCGCTGGGACTGGTCATTGCTTTTGGCAGAATGTCCAGACATTTCTCTCTGCGGACGCTTACAAAACTATACATATCCGTCATGCGGGGGACGCCGCTGATGCTTCAGCTGATCGTCGTGTATTTCTCTCCGTACTATGTGTTTGGCATGAAAATTTCTGCTTCGTACCGTTTTACGGCGGTGATTCTGGCATTTGCCCTGAATTATGCCGCATACTTTGCTGAAATCTACAGAGGCGGTATTGAATCCATGCCCATCGGGCAGTATGAGGCCGCACAGGTGCTCGGCTACAGCAAAGTGCAGACGTTCTGTAAGATCATTCTTCCTCAGGTCATCAAGAGGATTCTGCCTTCGATCACAAATGAGACGATCACACTTGTCAAAGACACCTCGCTGGCATTTGTGCTGGCAGTTGTGGAGATGTTTACGGCGGCCAAGCAGATTGCTGCCAAGGAGACAACGATAATCCCGCTGATGGCAGCAGGCGTATTTTATTACATATTTAATCTTGTGGTAGCTGCCTTTATGGAGCATCTGGAAAAGAAACTTGGCTATTACAGATAG
- a CDS encoding amino acid ABC transporter ATP-binding protein yields the protein MKYLEIKHLKKTFGALQVLKDISLSVEEGEVVSVIGPSGSGKSTLLRCATMLERMDGGSLSYMGEAAAWEENGKCVYAPKNELKRIRKNYGLVFQSFHLFPHYNVLKNITDAPISVDHVSKAEAETRAEKLLLQLGLEDKKEAYPFQLSGGQQQRVSIARALALQPKILFFDEPTSALDPELTGEVLKVIKELAKEQMTMIIVTHEMQFARELSDRIIFMEEGVIRQQGTPEELFGNPDERVKEFIGKFQA from the coding sequence ATGAAATATCTGGAGATCAAACATTTAAAAAAGACCTTTGGCGCTCTGCAGGTGCTGAAGGATATTTCCCTGTCTGTAGAGGAAGGGGAGGTGGTGTCAGTCATCGGACCTTCCGGTTCCGGAAAGTCGACACTGCTGCGCTGTGCCACGATGCTGGAACGCATGGACGGCGGCAGTCTTTCTTACATGGGGGAGGCAGCGGCCTGGGAGGAAAACGGCAAATGTGTCTATGCGCCGAAGAATGAACTGAAACGGATTCGCAAAAACTACGGGCTGGTATTTCAGAGCTTCCATCTCTTTCCCCATTACAATGTGCTGAAAAATATTACAGATGCGCCAATCAGTGTAGATCATGTATCAAAGGCGGAGGCGGAGACGCGTGCTGAGAAGCTATTGCTTCAGCTTGGATTGGAAGATAAGAAGGAGGCCTATCCTTTTCAGCTTTCCGGCGGACAGCAGCAGAGAGTATCCATTGCCCGTGCGCTCGCTCTGCAGCCGAAAATACTGTTTTTTGATGAACCGACGTCCGCACTCGATCCGGAACTGACCGGGGAAGTGCTGAAGGTCATCAAGGAGCTGGCGAAAGAGCAGATGACGATGATTATTGTCACGCACGAGATGCAGTTTGCCAGAGAATTGTCTGACCGGATCATTTTTATGGAGGAAGGCGTGATCCGCCAGCAGGGCACACCGGAAGAGCTGTTTGGCAATCCGGATGAACGTGTAAAAGAGTTTATCGGGAAATTTCAGGCGTGA